The Coffea eugenioides isolate CCC68of chromosome 8, Ceug_1.0, whole genome shotgun sequence genome has a segment encoding these proteins:
- the LOC113779709 gene encoding glucan endo-1,3-beta-glucosidase 11, with protein sequence MMIDRHFMKQKMETKEAGCCCCFFTLLRLHNHRISSLLLILFVVVVVSPEFITCAAPIAINYGQIANNLPSPEYVVPLVKSIGATRLKLYDADPTVLKAFANTGVEFIVSLGNQYLSKTRDPKQALAWVKANVQPFLPATRITCIAVGNEVLTFNDTFLSSNLLPAMQSVYSALCSLNLQDKVSVTTAHSLAVLQTSYPPLRRQVPPGPRPCLTAILNFHLKTGSPFLINAYPYFAYKANPKQVPLEFVLFQPNPGILDPATNLHYDNMLFAQIDAVHSAVESLGFKDDAVCVQISETGWPSKGDADEAGATPENAKKYNGNLINKLVCGKKGTPMRPNADLNIYVFALFNENMKSGPTSERNYGLFKPDGSPAYYIGFNGTGLLSTSSNTSTTPSSTGSSSTSSSSVPPGSSSSGGPTSSTGYLSITSDAGLHALPSAVPHLLLMICWLVLLLAFQLPREH encoded by the exons ATGATGATAGACAGGCACTTCATGAAACAAAAGATGGAAACAAAAGAAGcaggctgctgctgctgcttctTCACCCTTCTTCGCCTCCACAACCACCGCATTTCTTCACTACTCTTGATTCTCTTTGTCGTCGTCGTCGTCTCACCAG AATTCATCACTTGCGCGGCTCCCATTGCCATTAACTACGGCCAGATCGCCAACAACCTCCCTTCCCCTGAATATGTCGTCCCTCTCGTCAAATCCATCGGCGCCACCCGCCTCAAGCTCTACGACGCCGACCCCACCGTCCTCAAGGCCTTCGCCAACACCGGTGTCGAGTTCATCGTCAGCCTCGGCAACCAGTACCTTTCCAAGACCAGGGACCCCAAGCAAGCTCTCGCCTGGGTCAAGGCCAACGTCCAACCCTTCCTCCCCGCCACTAGAATCACCTGCATCGCCGTCGGCAACGAGGTCCTCACCTTCAACGACACCTTCCTCTCCTCCAACCTCCTCCCCGCTATGCAGAGCGTCTACTCCGCCCTCTGCTCCCTCAACCTCCAGGACAAGGTCTCCGTCACCACCGCCCACTCCCTCGCCGTCCTTCAGACCTCCTACCCCCCCCTCCGTCGGCAAGTTCCGCCCGGACCTCGCCCCTGCTTGACCGCCATCCTCAACTTCCACCTCAAGACTGGCTCCCCTTTCCTCATCAATGCCTATCCCTACTTCGCCTACAAGGCCAACCCCAAGCAGGTCCCTCTCGAGTTCGTCCTTTTCCAGCCCAACCCCGGGATCCTCGATCCCGCCACCAATCTCCACTACGACAACATGCTTTTCGCCCAGATCGACGCCGTCCATTCCGCCGTCGAGTCCCTGGGGTTCAAGGACGATGCGGTGTGCGTCCAGATCTCCGAGACCGGCTGGCCCTCCAAGGGGGACGCCGACGAGGCCGGAGCCACCCCGGAGAATGCCAAGAAGTACAACGGCAACCTCATCAACAAGCTGGTGTGCGGGAAGAAGGGGACGCCCATGAGGCCCAACGCCGACTTGAACATCTACGTCTTCGCCCTTTTCAACGAGAACATGAAGTCCGGCCCAACCTCCGAGAGGAACTACGGCCTCTTCAAGCCGGATGGCTCCCCGGCCTACTACATTGGCTTCAACGGGACCGGCCTCCTTTCCACTTCCTCCAATACCTCCACTACTCCTAGCAGCACTGGTAGTAGCAGCACCAGTAGTAGTAGTGTTCCTCCTGGCTCCTCCTCCTCCGGTGGTCCCACTTCTTCCACTGGCTATTTATCCATCACCTCCGATGCG